The Saccharopolyspora gloriosae genome window below encodes:
- a CDS encoding zinc finger protein → MFIRSAGPVAYWRPAQGERHALSPEQRPYPGQAREALCGLRLTVTEPTDCDWFAETCSDCLVRAKALRDAREQA, encoded by the coding sequence GTGTTCATCAGGTCAGCCGGCCCGGTCGCGTACTGGCGTCCGGCGCAGGGCGAGCGGCACGCCTTGTCCCCGGAGCAGCGCCCCTACCCGGGGCAGGCGCGCGAGGCGTTGTGCGGGCTGCGGCTGACGGTCACCGAACCCACCGACTGCGACTGGTTCGCCGAGACCTGCTCGGACTGCCTGGTCCGGGCCAAGGCGCTGCGCGACGCGCGGGAGCAGGCGTGA
- a CDS encoding GtrA family protein → MTRVEPRPPRLPRPSRALVLYGIIGVSGVTLDYLVFLLLFNTVGLHEQLANAISTSIGIANNFALNAWLNFRTTDRLPLRFARFYSVGLAGMALTFLLLHLGSAVLGLNPNLVKAAAIPLVVVLQYLINKRWSFG, encoded by the coding sequence ATGACCAGGGTTGAGCCGCGCCCGCCGAGGCTGCCGCGGCCCAGCCGCGCCCTGGTGCTCTACGGGATCATCGGCGTCAGCGGCGTCACCCTCGACTACCTGGTGTTCCTGCTGCTGTTCAACACCGTCGGCCTGCACGAGCAGCTCGCGAACGCGATCAGCACCAGCATCGGCATCGCGAACAACTTCGCGCTCAACGCCTGGTTGAACTTCCGCACCACGGACCGGTTGCCGCTGCGCTTCGCCCGGTTCTACAGCGTCGGGCTCGCCGGGATGGCGCTGACGTTCCTGCTGCTGCACCTGGGCTCCGCGGTGCTCGGGCTGAACCCGAACCTGGTGAAGGCCGCCGCGATCCCGCTGGTCGTGGTCCTGCAATACCTGATCAACAAGAGATGGAGTTTCGGAT
- a CDS encoding glycosyltransferase family 2 protein, producing the protein MAETISPAVPVPSHQRTEEAATGSLISYVLPVYNEQDGIRRFHRELIAAIDTRPDFDYEFIYVNDGSADDSLAVLRKLAEADPRVRVLDFARNFGHQIAITAGLDHAEGDAVIVMDTDLQDPPRVSIEMIDAWTRGAEIVSARRRTRRDTRFKRLTAHSYYRLLHNLAEVDIPVDTGDFRLLDRRAAEELRGFRERSRFIRGMVASMGFQQTEVLFDRDERAAGETKYPLRKMVRLAADGVTGFSTAPLKLITRIGFLSLALAALGILYAVAMRVFLPQVTVSGWTMIMVVMLFLGGVQMLSLGVIGSYVGRIYDEVRQRPLYIVRKVIRHDQG; encoded by the coding sequence GTGGCCGAAACGATCAGCCCAGCGGTGCCGGTGCCGTCGCACCAGCGGACCGAGGAGGCGGCAACGGGTTCGCTCATCTCCTACGTGCTCCCGGTCTACAACGAGCAGGACGGCATCCGCCGCTTCCACCGCGAGCTGATCGCCGCCATCGACACCCGGCCGGACTTCGACTACGAGTTCATCTACGTCAACGACGGGTCCGCCGACGATTCCCTGGCCGTGCTGCGGAAACTGGCCGAGGCCGACCCGCGGGTGCGGGTGCTGGACTTCGCCCGCAACTTCGGCCATCAGATCGCCATCACCGCGGGACTCGACCACGCCGAGGGCGACGCGGTGATCGTGATGGACACCGACCTGCAGGACCCGCCGCGCGTCAGCATCGAGATGATCGACGCGTGGACGCGGGGCGCGGAGATCGTGTCGGCGCGGCGCCGCACCCGCCGCGACACCCGCTTCAAGCGGCTCACCGCGCACTCCTACTACCGCCTGCTGCACAACCTGGCCGAAGTGGACATTCCCGTCGACACCGGGGATTTCCGGCTGCTGGACCGCCGGGCCGCGGAGGAGCTGCGCGGGTTCCGCGAACGCAGCAGGTTCATCCGCGGCATGGTCGCCTCGATGGGGTTCCAGCAGACCGAGGTGTTGTTCGACCGGGACGAGCGAGCCGCGGGCGAGACGAAGTACCCGCTGCGCAAGATGGTGCGGTTAGCCGCCGACGGGGTCACCGGGTTCTCCACCGCCCCGCTGAAGCTGATCACCCGCATCGGGTTCCTCAGCCTCGCGCTGGCCGCGCTGGGCATCCTCTACGCCGTGGCGATGCGGGTGTTCCTGCCGCAGGTCACCGTGTCCGGCTGGACCATGATCATGGTGGTGATGCTGTTCCTCGGCGGCGTGCAGATGCTCTCGCTCGGCGTGATCGGCAGCTACGTCGGGCGCATCTACGACGAGGTGCGCCAGCGCCCGCTCTACATCGTGCGCAAGGTGATCCGGCATGACCAGGGTTGA
- a CDS encoding helix-turn-helix domain-containing protein, whose product MSITGPPVARLQLGRLLRDMRESCGKTQEQAAIALECTKPKISKIETGKATIGPGDVRLLIDCYGVAGDSADTVVQLARQARKRNHIRVPDWAQRFIAMESIAATISTYESELVPALFRTPEYAKAVGLATDPRRDADELERLVTINADRQSVLSKDEPPVLTSVLNEAVLRRQVGGCAVMHKQLAHLRDLTERPNITVQVLPFGTGAHAAMGTTFHLLRFEQPTPGSLVYIENLVNADYLDGPAQTDWYDTAFTRLRAAALSPGDTATFLDESL is encoded by the coding sequence ATGAGCATCACCGGCCCGCCCGTCGCCCGGCTGCAGCTGGGCCGGCTTCTGCGGGACATGCGCGAGAGCTGCGGAAAGACCCAGGAACAGGCCGCGATCGCACTGGAATGCACCAAACCGAAAATCAGCAAGATCGAGACGGGCAAGGCCACCATCGGACCGGGAGATGTCCGGCTGCTCATCGACTGCTACGGGGTGGCGGGCGACTCCGCGGACACCGTTGTGCAACTCGCCCGCCAAGCGCGGAAACGGAATCACATTCGCGTTCCCGATTGGGCGCAGCGATTCATCGCGATGGAAAGCATCGCCGCCACGATCTCGACGTACGAGTCGGAACTCGTGCCCGCGCTGTTCCGCACCCCCGAGTACGCGAAGGCCGTCGGGCTCGCCACCGACCCGCGCCGCGACGCCGACGAGCTCGAACGGCTCGTCACCATCAACGCCGACCGCCAATCGGTGCTCAGCAAGGACGAACCGCCGGTGCTCACCTCCGTGCTCAACGAAGCCGTGCTGCGCCGCCAGGTCGGCGGCTGCGCCGTGATGCACAAGCAGCTCGCCCACCTGCGCGACCTCACCGAGCGGCCGAACATCACGGTGCAGGTGCTGCCGTTCGGCACCGGCGCGCACGCCGCGATGGGCACCACCTTCCACCTGCTGCGCTTCGAGCAGCCCACCCCCGGCTCGCTGGTCTACATCGAGAACCTGGTCAACGCCGACTACCTCGACGGGCCCGCCCAGACCGACTGGTACGACACCGCGTTCACCCGGCTCCGCGCGGCGGCGCTGAGCCCCGGCGACACCGCCACCTTCCTCGACGAATCGCTCTGA
- a CDS encoding arabinosyltransferase domain-containing protein: MEPSSPIRSDGTPGERPGAPPSRPLDALPAPAARRARWIAHVVALLLGAAGLSCALALPFAPVWADRSEVSWPAADEPAVSTTALLAPYRPAQFTANVPCPVLRSALDRPDPTMVLATVPPGSDRDGLLLSAEGGTPKLIMGERAVALPPLPADCDLTVRADAQRSTITVGTLPPIALPGVPAPEIFTFSTGLPPEQAAELSVTARTYTWFETAPTSLKLSLTGFAIVLAAASLLLLIAHTPPTWAGIRRAALRRIRFDLSLLLLIDAAVAVVLALWLVIGPISDDDGFAMLTIRNHAATGDIGNFYRWFNASEAPFTLVQHLMRWVSEYSLAPAWLRVPSVVAGMLTWLVLSHGIVAPLCRGVRRAGVHLLTAVFFLACWLPFDLGIRPEAFVALGTAAVLALLLRATAPGVRAPFGHLGGAALLAGLTVAVTPTGIAAVLIVLMFAPRIWRLLLLPGELPRWMAVPTRAVLLCCLGSVGVVAMFADSTWTGFARATAIHNEFGPNLGWYEEIERYSSLLGTSTWGTASKRLAVLLVLAAVLLAAAGVLRRLHRAVRMPELPLLIGAVLAVFATLWLTPSKWTHHFGALAGVAPALVAATVVLLARVGSLPNARREARQLGVAGAVAGAGAAALAFQGPNSWWQYSDFGVPWSDTATRPLDLPLDGPLPWLLAAVLVGVVAFGLVRLRALAGAWTLPATALFTTSALVMVAVLIGSFLQAPAHAGAFSVGRSSWDSVRARSCGIENEVETLPLAEDGTLALTAGPLDDTEQDAPDETRREPAGFVANQGRPGRPPQEPLLRRPPDELALRPTGAEAEPTDASPLMWDSLADGPRTTGEVTTGWFELPALRSGQELSVWVAGRPEQGNDLRVEFGQNTAGPEAADQVRALGSRELRDPPPRQLPFDDPRMGRAADWRDFRPWRLITVDAADLPAGADRVRLRATDATTDEQGWLAFGGPAVRDVVPLRDVLDGGVPALVDWPISFLFPCYVDYPRVSHGTADSPGLLITPPGGEGSMAFDPSYGGVFTGVPAQSRRWETPSRLRGDPGFTWGHVLSVSYDLDRDVYDRTTRRVRQGGADGDGEYPFEEGNLHP, encoded by the coding sequence GTGGAGCCCAGCAGCCCGATCCGCTCGGACGGAACACCCGGGGAAAGACCGGGGGCGCCGCCGAGCCGTCCGCTCGACGCGCTGCCCGCCCCCGCGGCACGCCGCGCCCGGTGGATCGCGCACGTGGTGGCGCTGCTGCTCGGCGCGGCCGGCCTGAGCTGCGCGCTCGCGCTGCCGTTCGCCCCGGTGTGGGCCGACCGCAGCGAGGTGAGCTGGCCCGCCGCCGACGAACCCGCCGTGTCCACCACCGCCCTGCTCGCCCCGTACCGGCCCGCCCAGTTCACCGCGAACGTCCCGTGCCCCGTGCTGCGGTCCGCGCTGGACCGGCCGGATCCGACGATGGTGCTCGCGACGGTGCCGCCGGGAAGCGACCGCGACGGCCTGCTGCTGAGCGCCGAAGGCGGCACCCCGAAGCTGATCATGGGCGAGCGCGCCGTGGCGCTGCCGCCGCTGCCCGCCGACTGCGACCTCACCGTCCGCGCCGACGCCCAGCGCTCCACGATCACCGTCGGGACGCTGCCGCCGATCGCGCTGCCCGGCGTGCCCGCGCCGGAGATCTTCACGTTCAGCACCGGGCTGCCACCGGAGCAGGCCGCGGAGCTGTCGGTCACGGCCCGCACCTACACCTGGTTCGAGACGGCCCCGACGTCGCTGAAGCTGTCCTTGACCGGGTTCGCGATCGTGCTGGCCGCCGCGTCGTTGCTGCTGCTCATCGCGCACACCCCGCCGACGTGGGCGGGAATCCGGCGAGCAGCCCTCCGTCGCATCCGCTTCGACCTCTCGCTATTACTCCTGATTGATGCCGCTGTCGCCGTGGTGCTGGCGTTGTGGCTGGTCATCGGGCCGATCAGCGACGACGACGGCTTCGCGATGCTGACCATCCGCAACCACGCCGCGACCGGCGACATCGGCAACTTCTACCGCTGGTTCAACGCCTCGGAGGCGCCGTTCACGCTGGTGCAGCACCTGATGCGCTGGGTCTCGGAGTACAGCCTGGCCCCGGCGTGGCTGCGGGTGCCGAGCGTCGTCGCCGGAATGCTCACCTGGCTGGTGCTCAGCCACGGCATAGTCGCCCCGCTGTGCCGGGGCGTCCGGCGGGCCGGGGTGCACCTGCTGACCGCGGTGTTCTTCCTGGCCTGCTGGCTGCCGTTCGACCTCGGCATCCGGCCGGAGGCGTTCGTCGCGCTCGGCACCGCCGCCGTTCTCGCGCTGCTGCTGCGCGCCACCGCTCCCGGCGTGCGGGCTCCGTTCGGCCACCTCGGCGGGGCCGCGCTGCTGGCGGGGCTCACCGTCGCGGTCACGCCCACCGGGATCGCGGCGGTGCTGATCGTGCTGATGTTCGCGCCGCGGATCTGGCGGCTCCTGTTGCTGCCGGGCGAGCTGCCGCGCTGGATGGCGGTGCCGACGCGCGCCGTGCTGCTGTGCTGCCTCGGGTCGGTCGGCGTGGTCGCGATGTTCGCGGACTCCACCTGGACCGGCTTCGCGCGGGCCACCGCGATCCACAACGAGTTCGGGCCGAACCTCGGCTGGTACGAGGAGATCGAGCGCTACTCGTCGCTGCTGGGGACCAGCACGTGGGGCACCGCGAGCAAGCGGCTCGCGGTGCTGCTCGTGCTCGCCGCCGTGCTGCTGGCCGCGGCCGGGGTGCTGCGGCGGCTGCACCGCGCGGTGCGGATGCCGGAACTGCCGCTGCTGATCGGCGCGGTGCTGGCGGTGTTCGCGACGCTGTGGCTGACGCCGTCGAAGTGGACGCACCACTTCGGCGCGCTCGCCGGGGTCGCGCCCGCGCTGGTGGCGGCGACGGTGGTGCTGCTGGCCCGGGTCGGTTCGTTGCCCAACGCCCGCCGGGAGGCCCGGCAGCTCGGCGTCGCCGGTGCGGTGGCCGGTGCCGGGGCGGCTGCGCTGGCGTTCCAGGGACCGAACTCGTGGTGGCAGTACTCGGACTTCGGCGTGCCGTGGTCGGACACGGCGACCCGTCCGCTGGACCTGCCGCTGGACGGTCCGCTGCCGTGGCTGCTGGCGGCGGTGCTGGTCGGCGTCGTCGCGTTCGGGCTGGTGCGGCTGCGGGCGCTGGCGGGGGCGTGGACGCTGCCCGCGACGGCGCTGTTCACGACGTCGGCGCTGGTGATGGTCGCGGTGCTGATCGGCTCGTTCCTGCAGGCTCCCGCGCACGCGGGCGCGTTCTCCGTCGGGCGCTCCAGCTGGGACAGCGTGCGGGCGCGCAGCTGCGGCATCGAGAACGAGGTGGAGACGCTGCCGCTGGCCGAGGACGGCACGCTCGCCCTCACCGCGGGACCGCTGGACGACACCGAGCAGGACGCGCCGGACGAGACGCGCCGCGAACCCGCCGGTTTCGTCGCCAACCAGGGCCGTCCCGGCCGGCCCCCGCAGGAACCGCTGCTGCGCCGCCCGCCGGACGAGCTCGCGCTGCGCCCCACCGGCGCCGAGGCCGAGCCCACCGACGCGAGCCCGCTGATGTGGGACAGCCTCGCCGACGGCCCGCGCACCACCGGCGAGGTCACCACCGGCTGGTTCGAGCTGCCCGCGCTGCGCTCCGGCCAGGAGCTGTCGGTGTGGGTCGCCGGGCGCCCCGAGCAGGGCAACGACCTGCGCGTGGAGTTCGGCCAGAACACCGCGGGCCCCGAAGCCGCCGATCAGGTGCGCGCGCTGGGTTCCCGCGAGCTGCGCGATCCGCCGCCGCGCCAGCTCCCGTTCGACGACCCGCGGATGGGCCGCGCCGCCGACTGGCGCGACTTCCGCCCCTGGCGGCTGATCACCGTCGACGCCGCCGACCTGCCCGCGGGCGCGGACCGGGTGCGGCTGCGCGCCACCGACGCCACCACCGACGAGCAGGGCTGGCTGGCGTTCGGCGGGCCCGCCGTGCGCGACGTGGTGCCGCTGCGCGACGTGCTCGACGGCGGTGTTCCGGCGCTGGTCGACTGGCCGATCAGCTTCCTGTTCCCCTGCTACGTGGACTACCCGCGCGTCTCGCACGGCACCGCCGACAGCCCCGGCCTGCTCATCACCCCGCCCGGCGGGGAGGGCTCGATGGCGTTCGACCCGTCCTACGGCGGCGTGTTCACCGGAGTTCCCGCCCAATCCCGCAGGTGGGAGACGCCGAGCAGGCTGCGCGGCGATCCCGGCTTCACCTGGGGCCACGTGCTGTCGGTGAGCTACGACCTGGACCGCGACGTCTACGACCGGACGACCCGCCGAGTGCGCCAAGGCGGCGCGGACGGCGACGGCGAGTACCCGTTCGAGGAGGGGAACCTGCATCCGTGA